From the genome of Mixophyes fleayi isolate aMixFle1 chromosome 2, aMixFle1.hap1, whole genome shotgun sequence, one region includes:
- the LOC142139934 gene encoding olfactory receptor class A-like protein 1 — translation MDPYLLLKAICFFLLVIIGIPGNIFILLQFAYIKIFEKKLLPTNIILTVLAMSNFLIILSRIIPQSLNAIGLDDLLNDTECKFVIYTYRVSRAMSICITSLLSCYQCILISPITSNWIYLKQKVTRNVWIIIIMFWIINFSMYPFSILNAHARKNITSTPYTLHLVYCDADFLTYTAYIVNGTFYAIRDCFCVAVMMLASIYMVYILLRHERNMKGIRNSDKGQRRSPEYKASRAVILLVALYVVLFGLDNSMWVYTLTLSNVSPDMNDIRIFLASSYATLSPIVIIITNPKLHHVWKYLFRKRPFQKDIGSHGLVFTISK, via the coding sequence ATGGACCCTTACCTTCTTCTGAAAGCGATATGTTTCTTCCTCCTTGTGATAATTGGAATCCCAGGGAATATCTTCATTCTTTTGCAATTTGCCTACATCAAAATCTTTGAGAAGAAACTTCTTCCAACCAACATAATATTGACAGTTTTAGCCATGTCTAATTTTCTTATTATCCTTTCTCGTATCATCCCACAATCTTTGAACGCCATTGGTTTAGATGATTTACTTAACGACACAGAGTGCAAGTTTGTCATATATACTTACAGAGTAAGTAGGGCCATGTCTATTTGTATCACTAGTTTACTTAGTTGTTACCAGTGTATTCTCATTTCCCCAATAACTAGCAATTGGATTTATCTAAAACAAAAGGTAACACGAAATGTGTGGATCATCATTATCATGTTCTGGATTATCAACTTCTCAATGTACCCTTTCAGTATTCTAAATGCTCATGCCAGGAAAAATATAACATCTACACCATATACTCTTCACTTGGTGTACTGTGATGCCGACTTTCTAACTTATACGGCATATATTGTAAATGGAACATTTTATGCAATTCGGGATTGTTTTTGTGTGGCAGTAATGATGCTGGCAAGCATTTACATGGTGTACATCTTGCTTCGACATGAGAGAAATATGAAAGGAATTAGGAATTCAGACAAAGGTCAAAGGAGATCACCTGAATACAAAGCATCAAGAGCTGTCATTTTATTGGTTGCCCTTTATGTGGTGCTGTTTGGACTGGATAACTCTATGTGGGTTTACACATTAACTTTGTCTAATGTGAGCCCTGACATGAATGATATTCGGATATTTCTAGCATCCTCATATGCAACACTAAGTCCCATTGTCATCATAATAACCAACCCTAAACTTCACCACGTTTGGAAGTATTTATTTAGGAAGAGGCCTTTTCAGAAAGATATAGGAAGCCATGGACTTGTGTTTACTATAAGTAAATAG
- the LOC142139935 gene encoding olfactory receptor class A-like protein 1, giving the protein MDPYLLLKAIGFILLMIIGIPGNIFIILQFTYIKILEKKLLPTNIILTVLAMANFLIVLSRIIPQALNAIGIEDLLNDTECKFVIYTYRISRAMSICITSLLSFYQCILISPTAGVWIYLKRKVTQNMWIIIIIVSVINLSMYPYSFLSTHARKNRTSSQYALHLVYCDTDFLTYMAYIVNGTVYSLRDFIFVGLMMLSSIYMVYILLRHEKNMKGIRNSDRGQRRSAEYKASRAVILLVALYVVLFGLDNSMWIYTLTRSNVSPDMNDIRIFLASSYATLSPIVIIITNPKLQHCWKYSHWTRPFQKDIGINGRLISISR; this is encoded by the coding sequence ATGGACCCTTACCTTCTTCTGAAAGCAATTGGTTTCATCCTTCTTATGATTATTGGAATCCCAGGAAATATCTTCATTATTTTGCAATTTACCTACATCAAAATCCTTGAGAAGAAACTTCTACCAACCAACATAATATTGACAGTGTTGGCCATGGCAAATTTTCTTATTGTCCTTTCTCGCATCATACCACAAGCCTTGAACGCTATAGGTATAGAGGATTTACTTAATGACACAGAGTGCAAGTTTGTCATATATACCTACAGAATAAGTAGGGCCATGTCTATTTGTATCACCAGTTTGCTTAGTTTTTACCAGTGTATTCTCATTTCCCCAACAGCTGGAGTTTGGATTTATCTTAAACGGAAGGTGACACAAAATATGTGGATCATCATTATAATTGTGAGTGTCATCAACCTTTCAATGTATCCTTACAGTTTTCTAAGTACCCATGCCAGGAAAAATAGAACGTCTTCTCAATATGCTCTTCATCTGGTATATTGTGATACTGACTTTCTGACTTATATGGCATATATTGTTAACGGAACAGTTTATTCCCTTCGGGATTTTATTTTTGTGGGACTAATGATGCTTTCAAGCATTTACATGGTGTACATCTTGCTTCGACATGAGAAAAACATGAAAGGAATTAGGAATTCAGACAGAGGTCAAAGGAGATCAGCTGAGTACAAAGCTTCAAGAGCTGTCATTTTATTAGTTGCCCTTTATGTAGTGCTGTTTGGACTGGATAACTCTATGTGGATTTACACATTAACTCGGTCTAATGTGAGCCCTGACATGAATGATATTCGGATATTCCTAGCATCCTCATATGCAACACTAAGTCCCATAGTCATCATAATAACCAACCCTAAACTTCAGCACTGTTGGAAGTATTCACATTGGACTAGACCTTTTCAGAAAGACATAGGAATCAATGGACGTTTGATCTCTATAAGCAGATAG